A region of Crenobacter cavernae DNA encodes the following proteins:
- the murJ gene encoding murein biosynthesis integral membrane protein MurJ, protein MNLLKALAAVSSMTLVSRVLGFVRDALIARVFGAGFATDAFFVAFKLPNLLRRIFAEGAFSQAFVPVLAEYKQKKTDDETRDFLAHVAGTLTLALAAVTVLGMIAAAWVIWISAPGFAKEADKFALTVDLLRITFPYILFISLSSLAGSVLNTWRQFSIPAFTPTLLNLSFIVCALFFAPYFDPPVLVLGWAVFIGGVAQLLFQLPYLKKIGMLSWPRINLRDAAVWRVIKQMGPAIFGVSIAQISLVINTIFASFLASGSVSWMYYADRLMEFPTGVLGVALGTILLPSLSKHAATADVGEFSKLLDWGLRLSLMLALPAALGLALLAEPLIATLFMYGKFSPLDAVMTERALIAYAVGLTGLIVVKVLAPGFYARQNIKTPVKVAIVTLIATQLMNLAFVWHLKHAGLALAIGLGACLNALLLWRLLLRHRIYQPQSGWKAFFAKLVAALAVMGAVLVALSATLPLDWHAHAWMRVAQLSALIGAGVIAYFGTLVALGFRPRDFVRREH, encoded by the coding sequence ATGAATCTGCTCAAGGCCCTGGCCGCCGTCAGTAGCATGACCCTGGTGTCGCGCGTGCTCGGTTTCGTGCGCGACGCCCTCATCGCCCGGGTGTTCGGCGCGGGCTTCGCGACCGACGCCTTCTTCGTCGCCTTCAAACTGCCCAACCTGTTGCGCCGCATCTTCGCCGAAGGCGCGTTCTCGCAGGCCTTCGTGCCGGTGCTGGCCGAATACAAGCAGAAGAAGACCGACGACGAGACGCGCGACTTTCTCGCCCACGTCGCCGGCACGCTGACGCTGGCGCTCGCCGCGGTCACCGTGCTCGGCATGATCGCCGCCGCGTGGGTGATCTGGATCTCGGCGCCGGGCTTTGCCAAAGAGGCGGACAAGTTCGCGCTGACGGTAGACCTGTTGCGCATCACCTTCCCTTATATCCTGTTCATCTCGCTGTCGTCGCTGGCCGGCAGCGTGCTGAACACTTGGCGCCAGTTCTCGATTCCCGCGTTCACGCCGACCCTCCTCAACCTCTCCTTCATCGTCTGCGCGCTGTTCTTCGCGCCCTACTTCGACCCGCCGGTGCTGGTGCTCGGCTGGGCGGTCTTCATCGGCGGCGTCGCGCAGCTCCTGTTCCAGCTGCCCTACCTGAAGAAGATCGGCATGCTGAGCTGGCCGCGGATCAACCTCCGCGACGCGGCGGTGTGGCGCGTGATCAAACAGATGGGCCCGGCGATCTTCGGCGTGTCGATCGCGCAGATCTCGCTGGTGATCAACACCATCTTCGCGTCCTTCCTCGCGTCGGGCAGCGTGTCGTGGATGTACTACGCGGATAGGTTGATGGAATTCCCGACCGGCGTGCTCGGCGTCGCGCTCGGCACCATCCTCTTGCCATCGCTGTCCAAGCACGCGGCGACCGCCGACGTCGGCGAGTTCTCCAAGCTGCTCGACTGGGGCCTCAGGCTGTCGCTGATGCTGGCGCTGCCGGCGGCGCTCGGCCTCGCGCTGCTGGCCGAGCCGCTGATCGCGACGCTGTTCATGTACGGCAAGTTTTCGCCGCTCGACGCGGTGATGACCGAGCGCGCGCTGATCGCCTACGCCGTCGGCCTGACCGGCCTGATCGTCGTCAAGGTGCTGGCGCCGGGCTTCTACGCGCGCCAGAACATCAAGACGCCGGTCAAGGTCGCCATCGTCACGCTGATCGCGACGCAGCTGATGAACCTCGCCTTCGTCTGGCACCTGAAGCACGCCGGCCTCGCGCTGGCGATCGGCCTGGGCGCCTGCCTGAACGCGCTCTTGTTGTGGCGGCTCTTGCTGCGCCACCGCATCTACCAGCCGCAGTCGGGCTGGAAAGCATTCTTCGCCAAGCTGGTGGCGGCGCTCGCCGTGATGGGCGCGGTGCTCGTCGCGCTGTCGGCGACGCTGCCGCTCGACTGGCACGCGCACGCGTGGATGCGCGTCGCGCAGCTGTC